In the Chroococcidiopsis sp. SAG 2025 genome, one interval contains:
- a CDS encoding SWIM zinc finger family protein, protein MTTNQSFQASREWWSQRWLDLLDSYRFKKRLERGRNYARQGNILNIKFEGSQVLARVQGTDPEPYKVSLSLEKFDDDQWGYVVETMSQKAVYAAKLLAGEMPQNIEEVFTANGLSLFPFTLSEVKSRCSCPDKANPCKHVAAVYYQLGDRFSEDPFVLFQLRGRTKDEVLTSLREFRSQGDRSKVKSQKSTFPDSPVRAGFEPRFVDVSRESFAKSAPTTPDSHSPTPSFWQYNEPLDPSLVVIAPSLSGETVLDILGEIPVAELETDEADRGDATASGMVQKYLNDIYQQASQQAAIAAMTTGGS, encoded by the coding sequence ATGACAACTAATCAAAGCTTTCAAGCCAGCCGAGAATGGTGGTCGCAACGCTGGCTAGATTTATTAGATTCCTATCGGTTTAAAAAGCGATTAGAACGCGGTCGCAACTATGCACGACAGGGAAACATTTTAAATATCAAATTTGAAGGCTCTCAAGTATTAGCACGGGTGCAAGGTACAGACCCAGAACCATACAAAGTTTCACTATCTTTAGAAAAATTTGATGACGACCAGTGGGGATATGTTGTAGAAACCATGTCCCAAAAAGCAGTTTATGCAGCCAAATTACTAGCAGGAGAAATGCCGCAAAATATTGAAGAAGTTTTTACTGCCAATGGTTTATCGTTGTTTCCTTTTACCCTATCAGAAGTCAAAAGTCGCTGTTCTTGTCCCGACAAAGCCAATCCTTGCAAACATGTCGCCGCAGTCTACTATCAACTAGGCGATCGCTTCAGCGAAGATCCGTTTGTTCTGTTCCAATTACGGGGACGCACTAAGGATGAAGTTCTTACTTCTTTGAGAGAATTTCGTAGTCAAGGAGACAGGTCAAAAGTCAAAAGTCAAAAGTCAACATTTCCCGACTCCCCTGTACGGGCGGGTTTTGAGCCAAGATTTGTTGACGTAAGCCGTGAATCTTTTGCTAAATCCGCCCCTACGACTCCCGACTCCCACTCTCCCACTCCCTCATTTTGGCAATACAACGAACCACTCGACCCATCGTTAGTGGTCATAGCACCGTCACTCAGCGGCGAAACGGTTTTAGATATCTTAGGAGAAATTCCCGTAGCAGAATTAGAGACTGATGAAGCAGATCGAGGTGATGCCACTGCATCTGGAATGGTACAAAAATACTTAAACGACATTTACCAACAAGCCAGCCAACAAGCCGCGATCGCAGCTATGACGACAGGCGGAAGTTGA
- a CDS encoding GrpB family protein, producing MSDIEDPIIVVSYNADWSIQYEQEKIRILNALGDAIAEIQHIGSTAVPGLAAKPVIDILLGLKQIPPSPIQIGNLEALSYLYCGELGIPNRHYFRRGMPRTYQIHAVQIDSEFWRSYILFRDFLIAYPAAAQQYEVLKRKLAIEFRSDRDRYTNNKAPLIQELLVQAQTWQKTL from the coding sequence ATGTCAGATATAGAAGATCCCATTATAGTAGTCAGTTATAATGCCGACTGGTCTATTCAATACGAACAGGAAAAAATACGTATTCTCAATGCTCTAGGTGATGCTATTGCCGAGATTCAACATATTGGCAGTACGGCAGTACCAGGATTAGCCGCAAAACCCGTAATAGATATTCTACTAGGACTTAAACAAATTCCACCCTCGCCAATTCAAATTGGAAATCTTGAAGCACTGAGTTATTTATACTGTGGTGAACTAGGAATTCCTAACAGACATTATTTTCGCCGAGGAATGCCTCGAACTTACCAAATTCACGCCGTACAGATAGATAGTGAGTTTTGGCGATCGTATATTCTGTTTCGTGACTTCCTCATCGCGTATCCAGCAGCAGCACAACAATACGAAGTTTTAAAACGTAAATTAGCTATAGAATTTCGTAGCGATCGCGATCGATATACTAATAATAAAGCTCCGTTGATTCAGGAATTACTCGTCCAAGCACAAACATGGCAAAAAACTCTTTAA
- a CDS encoding vWA domain-containing protein, giving the protein MAEALKLEDAVEFAENPEPRCPCVLLLDTSGSMQGVAIDALNEGLRTFKEELNQDNLARKRVEVAIVTFGSDVKVAQDFVTADIFEPPSLSAQGLTHMGGAILQGLDMIEARKGQYRSNGVNYYRPWVFLITDGEPQGEPDSIIDQATQRIRDDEAGKRVAFFAVGVESANMTRLSQIVVRSPLKLQGLNFKELFIWLSASMQRVSQSKPEDQVALPPPGWGVV; this is encoded by the coding sequence ATGGCTGAAGCTTTGAAACTTGAAGATGCGGTGGAATTTGCCGAAAACCCAGAACCACGGTGTCCGTGCGTCCTGCTGTTAGATACTTCTGGTTCCATGCAGGGAGTAGCTATTGACGCTCTCAACGAGGGTTTACGCACTTTCAAAGAGGAACTCAACCAAGATAACTTGGCGCGCAAGCGGGTTGAAGTGGCGATCGTCACGTTTGGTAGTGACGTGAAAGTAGCTCAGGATTTCGTCACTGCTGACATATTTGAACCGCCTAGTCTATCAGCTCAAGGTTTAACTCACATGGGTGGGGCAATTCTCCAAGGGCTGGATATGATCGAAGCCCGTAAAGGTCAATATCGTAGTAATGGCGTGAATTATTATCGTCCTTGGGTGTTTTTGATCACGGATGGCGAACCGCAAGGAGAACCAGACAGCATCATCGACCAAGCCACCCAACGGATTCGCGACGATGAGGCAGGTAAGCGAGTTGCTTTCTTTGCCGTGGGCGTAGAATCAGCCAATATGACGCGCTTGAGTCAAATTGTCGTCCGCAGCCCCTTAAAGTTACAAGGATTAAACTTTAAAGAGCTGTTTATCTGGCTATCGGCAAGTATGCAGCGGGTTTCTCAATCCAAACCAGAAGATCAAGTTGCTCTCCCGCCACCAGGTTGGGGCGTAGTTTAG